One stretch of Lagenorhynchus albirostris chromosome 13, mLagAlb1.1, whole genome shotgun sequence DNA includes these proteins:
- the POLE4 gene encoding DNA polymerase epsilon subunit 4 isoform X1 → MAAVATGNGAFQEEEGTGGDAAAPQPHAPTSAPGARLSRLPLARVKALVKADPDVTLAGQEAIFILARAAELFVETIAKDAYCCAQQGKRKTLQRRDLDNAIEAVDEFAFLEGTLD, encoded by the exons ATGGCGGCTGTGGCGACTGGAAACGGGGCTttccaggaggaggagggcaCCGGTGGGGACGCAGCGGCTCCGCAGCCCCATGCCCCGACGAGTGCGCCCGGGGCTCGTCTCTCGAGGCTGCCTCTGGCGCGAGTGAAGGCCTTGGTGAAGGCGGACCCCGACGTGACGCTCGCAGGACAGGAAGCCATCTTCATTCTGGCACGAGCCGCG GAACTGTTTGTGGAAACCATTGCAAAAGATGCCTACTGTTGTGCTCAACAGGGGAAGAGGAAAACCCTTCAGAGGAGAGATTTGG ATAATGCAATAGAAGCTGTGGATGAATTTGCTTTCCTGGAAG
- the POLE4 gene encoding DNA polymerase epsilon subunit 4 isoform X2, with product MAAVATGNGAFQEEEGTGGDAAAPQPHAPTSAPGARLSRLPLARVKALVKADPDVTLAGQEAIFILELFVETIAKDAYCCAQQGKRKTLQRRDLDNAIEAVDEFAFLEGTLD from the exons ATGGCGGCTGTGGCGACTGGAAACGGGGCTttccaggaggaggagggcaCCGGTGGGGACGCAGCGGCTCCGCAGCCCCATGCCCCGACGAGTGCGCCCGGGGCTCGTCTCTCGAGGCTGCCTCTGGCGCGAGTGAAGGCCTTGGTGAAGGCGGACCCCGACGTGACGCTCGCAGGACAGGAAGCCATCTTCATTCTG GAACTGTTTGTGGAAACCATTGCAAAAGATGCCTACTGTTGTGCTCAACAGGGGAAGAGGAAAACCCTTCAGAGGAGAGATTTGG ATAATGCAATAGAAGCTGTGGATGAATTTGCTTTCCTGGAAG
- the POLE4 gene encoding DNA polymerase epsilon subunit 4 isoform X3, which produces MAAVATGNGAFQEEEGTGGDAAAPQPHAPTSAPGARLSRLPLARVKALVKADPDVTLAGQEAIFILARAAELFVETIAKDAYCCAQQGKRKTLQRRDLGTLD; this is translated from the exons ATGGCGGCTGTGGCGACTGGAAACGGGGCTttccaggaggaggagggcaCCGGTGGGGACGCAGCGGCTCCGCAGCCCCATGCCCCGACGAGTGCGCCCGGGGCTCGTCTCTCGAGGCTGCCTCTGGCGCGAGTGAAGGCCTTGGTGAAGGCGGACCCCGACGTGACGCTCGCAGGACAGGAAGCCATCTTCATTCTGGCACGAGCCGCG GAACTGTTTGTGGAAACCATTGCAAAAGATGCCTACTGTTGTGCTCAACAGGGGAAGAGGAAAACCCTTCAGAGGAGAGATTTGG